A single region of the Brachypodium distachyon strain Bd21 chromosome 3, Brachypodium_distachyon_v3.0, whole genome shotgun sequence genome encodes:
- the LOC100829112 gene encoding katanin p60 ATPase-containing subunit A-like 1, translating into MAMLLRRRLPTLVRLLRPLQTEAAASSSPPLHPLQKPVAASASPSVAPGPRLRFPNVAPHVSASSAAAFLAAGAAAALASLPVVVAYADANNEKGVVDTAEWVPVSADAAVGEDLARKEKKRIMELIESRGMPLGSYPQFDVAMKGQKVVVKFNVPSTCNISCLIVDLVKHLGLEAEQFGGGSEMLLRAWDSAAARQITLNPPKMTGIGDNNEDHLCVLIFEPLVGSEYSEIEFIKPSSFSLKELEALISALKLAGQKDIKASSGKASSKGKDQRSKHLPSIDKTVSDLEAMGVKVYGFDEASSVPMDGTLMWENIAGYEPQKREIEDTVLLALQNPEVYDDIARGTRCKFETNRPRAVLFEGPPGTGKTSSARVIAKQAGVPLLYVPLEIIMSKYYGESERLLGSVFSLANKLPEGGIIFLDEVDSFAIARDSEMHEATRRILSVILRQIDGFEQDRRVVVIAATNRKEDLDPALISRFDSIICFGLPDQQSRAEIAAQYAKHLSKPELARFSIVTEEMAGRDIRDICMQAERRWASKLIRGQIPKDGKGEPALPPIDEYVACAEQRRKSLPDRTRPTSKSSVLKLA; encoded by the exons ATGGCCATGCTTCTCCGCCGACGCCTCCCCACTCTGGTCCGGCTCCTCCGTCCACTCCagaccgaggcggcggcctcctcctcacccCCGCTGCATCCTCTCCAAAAGCCTGTAGCCGCATCCGCCTCGCCTTCCGTCGCACCAGGGCCACGCCTACGGTTCCCCAATGTAGCGCCGCACGTGTCGGCCTCCTCGGCTGCCGCCTTTCTCGCTGCGGGagcggccgccgcgctcgcgtcgctgccggtggtggtggcctaCGCCGATGCCAATAATGAGAAG GGCGTGGTCGACACGGCGGAGTGGGTGCCGGTGAGCGCTGATGCGGCAGTGGGGGAGGATTTGGCCcgcaaggagaagaagaggataatgGAGCTTATTGAGAGCCGAGGGATGCCGCTCGGATCGTACCCGCAGTTTGATGTTGCAATGAAGGGCCAGAAG GTGGTTGTTAAATTCAATGTACCTTCAACCTGTAATATATCATGCCTCATTGTCGATCTTGTCAAGCATCTTGGGCTTGAGGCAGAACAATTTGGTGGCGGCTCAGAGATGCTATTGCGTGCTTGGGACAG TGCAGCTGCACGTCAAATAACGTTGAATCCTCCCAAAATGACGGGCATTGGAGATAACAATGAAGATCATCTTTGTGTTTTGATATTTGAGCCACTTGTTGGATCTGAATATTCC GAAATTGAATTCATCAAGCCTAGCAGTTTTAGTTTGAAAGAACTTGAAGCTTTGATCAGTGCTTTAAAATTAGCTGGGCAAAAAGATATTAAGGCATCATCAGGGAAAGCATCAAGCAAAGGAAAGGATCAGAGATCTAAGCATCTACCATCTATAGACAAAACTGTATCTGATTTAGAGGCTATGGGGGTTAAGGTTTATGGGTTTGATGAAGCCTCTAGTGTTCCAATGGATGGCACTTTAATGTGGGAAAACATTGCTGGATATGAACCTCAAAAAAG GGAGATAGAGGATACTGTACTCTTGGCTTTACAGAATCCTGAGGTGTACGATGACATTGCTCGTGGTACACgttgcaaatttgagacaaatcgACCTCGAGCTGTACTGTTTGAAGGTCCACCTG GGACTGGTAAGACATCTTCTGCTCGAGTTATTGCCAAGCAAGCA GGAGTTCCACTGCTATATGTGCCATTAGAAATCAtaatgtcaaaatattatggTGAAAGTGAGCGCCTGTTGGGATCTGTTTTTTCTCTTGCCAACAAACTTCCTGAGGGAGGCATTATTTTCCTAGATGAG GTAGACTCTTTTGCTATTGCCCGAGATAGTGAAATGCACGAAGCTACACGAAGGATATTGTCAGTAATTCTGCGACAG ATTGATGGGTTTGAGCAGGATAGGCGGGTGGTGGTTATTGCTGCAACTAATAGAAAGGAAGACCTTGATCCAGCTCTCATCAG CCGTTTTGATTCGATAATTTGTTTCGGCTTACCGGATCAGCAAAGTCGTGCAGAAATAGCTGCTCAATATGCAAAGCACTTGAGCAAACCCGAGTTGGCTCGATTTTCCATTGTCACTGAAGA GATGGCAGGAAGAGATATCAGGGATATTTGCATGCAAGCAGAAAGACGTTGGGCATCGAAG TTGATCAGGGGACAAATTCCAAAAGATGGGAAAGGGGAACCCGCTCTTCCTCCAATTGATGAGTATGTTGCATGCGCCGAACAGCGAAGAAAGTCTTTGCCTGATAGAACAAGACCGACGTCCAAATCCAGTGTTCTGAAATTAGCATGA
- the LOC100828810 gene encoding GDSL esterase/lipase At5g55050 has product MTRVRGGNYKALMVLPAMILVCGGGLLVAARGREEAHLVPAVYVFGDSTVDVGNNQFLPGFKPGQLPYGIDFPGSRPTGRFSNGYNTADSIARLVGFKRSPPAYLSLTPETSRQIVRGFRGVNYASGGSGILDTTGNGTITLTKQVEFFAATKSNMTNPNPGKIDELLSKSLFLISDGGNDFFAFLSENRTAAEVPSLYADLLSNYTRHVQTLYKLGARRFGVIDVPPIGCVPAIRATSPSGETKCVEGANALAKGFNDALRKLMAGLAAKLPGMKYSVGSSYNVITFVTAHPGYAGFRDVASACCGGGRLGGEVGCLPNSTYCANRNDHLFWDAVHGTEATARRGAAVIFAAPVKLGFAAPINFKQLVSSS; this is encoded by the exons ATGACGAGGGTGAGAGGAGGCAATTACAAGGCTCTGATGGTACTACCGGCAATGATCCTTgtctgcggcggcggtctgCTTGTCGCGGCGAgggggcgcgaggaggcgcacCTGGTGCCGGCGGTGTACGTGTTCGGCGACTCGACGGTGGACGTGGGGAACAACCAGTTCCTGCCGGGGTTCAAGCCGGGGCAGCTTCCCTACGGCATCGACTTCCCGGGCTCCAGACCCACCGGAAGGTTCAGTAATGGATACAACACAGCCGACTCCATCG CGAGGCTTGTGGGATTCAAGAGGAGCCCGCCGGCTTACCTGTCGCTGACGCCAGAAACGAGCCGTCAGATTGTCCGAGGCTTCCGTGGTGTCAACTACGCTTCCGGTGGATCCGGCATTCTCGACACCACC GGTAACGGTACCATCACGTTGACAAAGCAGGTGGAGTTCTTCGCGGCCACCAAGTCAAACATGACCAACCCCAACCCGGGCAAGATCGACGAGCTGCTGTCCAAGTCGCTCTTCCTCATCAGCGACGGCGGCAACGACTTCTTCGCCTTCCTCTCGGAGAACCGGACAGCCGCCGAGGTCCCGTCCTTGTACGCGGACCTTCTCTCCAACTACACCCGGCACGTCCAAACGCTCTACAAACTCGGCGCAAGGCGGTTCGGCGTCATCGACGTGCCGCCCATCGGGTGCGTGCCGGCGATCCGGGCCACGTCCCCTTCAGGAGAAACCAAGTGCGTCGAAGGCGCAAACGCGCTCGCCAAAGGCTTCAACGACGCGCTGCGGAAGCTCATGGCGGGGCTCGCCGCTAAGCTTCCCGGGATGAAGTACTCCGTGGGGAGCTCGTACAACGTGATCACCTTCGTCACGGCGCACCCGGGGTATGCCGGGTTTAGGGACGTGGCTAGCgcgtgctgcggcggcgggcgccttGGCGGGGAAGTCGGGTGTTTGCCGAATTCGACCTACTGTGCGAACCGCAATGACCATTTGTTCTGGGACGCCGTGCACGGTACCGAGGCCACGGCTAGGAGGGGCGCCGCGGTCATCTTCGCTGCTCCCGTCAAGCTCGGGTTCGCCGCGCCGATTAACTTCAAGCAGCTcgtctcttcttcttga
- the LOC100841641 gene encoding TORTIFOLIA1-like protein 3: protein MGTAARPRGAAAAEPLKQRVNRCLLRLSDRDTEAMAAAELDAIARTLGADELAAFVSAVSDARPTDKAPLRRHTLRLLALLAASQPRDAVAPLVPRILAAALRRVRDQDSSVRAALVDAARSSAAAASSASAALSPLADALLHEQDQCAQLAAALAMAAAVEASALTADLASYLHRLQPRLLKLLRSNAFKAKPALITLIGASAAVAGAAEVTASIPCLRDAIGSDDWAARKAAAEALAALALEYKDLLLTYKSSCIAYFEARRFDKVKIVRESMSRMIEAWKEIPDVEEEEFSSCTAPVSQSQRRSSVAGSASGGGYPTASLGSNSVQSATRRNRPPTGRSPPPDVSPGAAKRHSPSSIRNKKLSPPSYRKVGQAKSSGYKDEIAIAPDATPIKEVTEEKLLKGNNTRSRLESRRALFQGSEERTAKLAGQRAGSRVVPYEGGNLEEISEVEGGPERFQSGHKDEGLLEIKSQLLQIEKQQSSLLDLLQKFMGKSENGMNSLETRVHGLEMALDEISRDLAVSSERMSNSEPRLNSCCILSPKFWRRHDGGRNSSRFSSSDVPNSSEGSRTSYKWERQKFGVQGGFITNPLAEPNISSVGGTVVTQEGRRKELALQKSRMG, encoded by the exons ATGGgcaccgccgcgcgcccgcgcggcgccgccgccgccgagccgcTGAAGCAGCGCGTGAACCGCTGCCTCCTCAGGCTGTCCGACCGGGACACGGAGGCCATGGCTGCCGCCGAGCTGGACGCCATCGCGCGCACGCtgggcgccgacgagctcgcgGCCTTCGTCTCCGCCGTCTCCGACGCGCGGCCCACCGACAAGgccccgctccgccgccacaCGCTCCGCCTCCTggcgctcctcgccgcctcccaACCGCGCGACGCCGTCGCGCCCCTCGTCCCGCggatcctcgccgccgcgctccgccgcgTCCGCGACCAGGACTCCTCCGTCCGCGCCGCGCTCGTCGACGCCgcccgctcctccgccgccgccgcctcctccgcctccgccgcgctcaGCCCGCTCGCGGACGCGCTCCTCCACGAGCAGGACCAGTGCGCGCAGCTGGCCGCGGCGCttgccatggccgccgccgtcgaggccTCGGCCCTCACCGCCGACCTCGCCTCCTACCTCCACAGGCTCCAGCCCCGCCTCCTCAAGCTCCTCCGCAGCAACGCCTTCAAGGCCAAGCCCGCGCTCATCACCCTCATCGGCGCCTCCGCggccgtggccggcgccgccgaggtcACCGCTTCTATCCCCTGCCTCCGCGACGCAATCGGCAGCGACGACTGGGCGGCCaggaaggccgccgccgaggcgctCGCCGCATTGGCCTTGGAATACAAGGATCTTCTCTTGACCTACAAATCCTCTTGCATTGCCTATTTCGAGGCCAGGAGGTTCGACAAG GTCAAGATTGTGCGGGAGTCGATGAGCAGGATGATTGAGGCCTGGAAGGAGATACCTGATGTTGAAGAGGAAGAATTTTCCTCTTGTACGGCGCCGGTGTCGCAGTCACAACGACGGTCTTCTGTTGCAG GAAGTGCAAGTGGTGGGGGATATCCAACTGCTTCGTTAGGCTCAAACTCAGTTCAatcggcgacgaggaggaatAGACCACCGACGGGCAGGTCGCCTCCTCCTGATGTGTCACCTGGTGCTGCAAAAAGGCACAGCCCTTCATCCATCAGAAACAAGAAGCTTTCACCGCCTTCATACCGCAAGGTGGGCCAAGCTAAGAGCTCTGGCTACAAGGATGAAATTGCCATTGCACCGGACGCCACCCCTATCAAAGAGGTGACAGAGGAGAAGCTTCTTAAAGGAAATAATACGAGATCAAGACTGGAATCAAGGAGGGCACTTTTCCAGGGCAGCGAGGAGAGGACGGCGAAGTTGGCTGGACAAAGAGCGGGGTCACGAGTTGTTCCATACGAGGGTGGTAACTTGGAAGAGATTTCTGAAGTTGAAGGTGGACCAGAGAGGTTCCAGTCAGGTCACAAAGATGAGGGCTTGTTAGAGATCAAGTCTCAGCTACTTCAGATTGAAAAACAGCAAAGCAGTTTACTGGATCTTCTCCAG AAATTTATGGGGAAATCTGAGAATGGCATGAATTCTTTGGAGACAAGGGTTCATGGGCTCGAGATGGCATTGGATGAGATCTCTCGTGACTTAGCTGTTTCTTCAGAAAGAATGTCAAACAGTGAACCACGGCTGAACAGTTGCTGCATTCTGAGCCCAAAATTCTGGAGAAGGCATGATGGTGGTAGAAACTCTTCCAGATTTTCATCCTCTGATGTCCCAAACAGCTCGGAAGGGAGCAGAACTTCTTACAAGTGGGAAAGGCAGAAGTTTGGAGTTCAGGGTGGATTTATCACCAACCCGTTAGCCGAGCCAAACATTTCATCTGTTGGAGGAACTGTAGTTACTCAAGAAGGCAGGAGAAAGGAGTTGGCTTTACAGAAGTCAAg GATGGGTTAG
- the LOC100828509 gene encoding GDSL esterase/lipase At5g55050 — MTRRRALAANGKALMVLAVIFLGGGLLVSAVAREREEVPPLVPAVYVFGDSTMDIGNNRYLENAEPLQFPYGIDLPGVPTGRASNGYVMSDSIARHLGFNMSPPAYLSLTPETSHQILRGYGGVNYASGGSGILDDTNTTTQYIIPLSQQVEYFAATKLEMTEDNPGDIKHLLSESLFLISAGGNDMFAFLKKNPTPTTEQVVAFYTSLLNKYAQHVRKLYRLGARRFGVLDVPPIGCLPLIRNSSDTGEHECVEDANKLAKGFNDALRWRMAIIAGLRPEMRYSVGSSYEMALSLTENHPGNGFTEVASACCGGGRLGVDVFCSLPGATFCRRRDHHLYWDFVHSTEAAYNKGAQAIFDLPAEQKFATPINFRELVSSPSMIDAIARS, encoded by the exons atgacgaggaggagagcaCTGGCCGCCAACGGCAAGGCTCTGATGGTACTGGCAGTGATCTTCTTGGGCGGCGGTCTGCTTGTCTCGGCGGTGGCAAGGGAGCGCGAGGAGGTGCCGCCCCTGGTGCCGGCGGTGTACGTTTTCGGCGACTCGACGATGGACATCGGGAACAACCGGTACCTGGAGAACGCCGAGCCGCTGCAGTTTCCCTACGGCATCGACTTACCGGGCGTGCCCACCGGAAGGGCCAGCAACGGATACGTCATGTCCGACTCCATCG CGAGGCATTTGGGTTTCAACATGAGTCCGCCGGCTTACCTGTCGCTGACACCAGAAACAAGCCATCAGATCCTCCGAGGTTATGGCGGGGTCAACTACGCTTCCGGTGGATCCGGCATTCTCGACGACACCAACACCACC ACCCAGTACATCATCCCCTTGAGCCAGCAGGTGGAGTACTTCGCGGCCACAAAGTTAGAGATGACCGAGGACAACCCCGGCGACATCAAGCACCTGCTCTCCGAGTCGCTCTTCCTCATCAGTGCCGGCGGCAACGACATGTTCGCCTTCCTTAAGAAGAACCCGACCCCGACGACAGAGCAGGTGGTGGCTTTCTACACGTCCCTGCTTAACAAGTACGCGCAGCACGTGCGCAAGCTCTACAGGCTAGGCGCTCGGCGGTTCGGCGTCCTCGACGTGCCGCCCATCGGCTGCTTGCCGCTCATCAGGAACAGCTCGGATACCGGAGAGCACGAGTGCGTGGAGGACGCCAACAAGCTCGCCAAGGGCTTCAACGACGCTCTCCGTTGGCGGATGGCTATCATCGCCGGGTTGCGGCCCGAGATGAGGTACTCCGTGGGGAGCTCCTACGAAATGGCGCTCTCCTTGACGGAAAACCACCCGGGGAACGGGTTCACGGAGGTGGCCAGCgcctgctgcggcggcgggcggctcggCGTCGACGTCTTCTGCAGCCTGCCCGGCGCGAccttctgccgccgccgcgaccaccACCTCTACTGGGACTTTGTGCACAGCACCGAGGCAGCTTACAACAAGGGCGCCCAGGCCATCTTCGACTTACCGGCGGAGCAAAAGTTCGCCACGCCCATCAACTTCAGGGAGCTCGTCTCTTCTCCTTCAATGATCGATGCGATTGCACGGTCTTGA
- the LOC100829412 gene encoding LOW QUALITY PROTEIN: E2F transcription factor-like E2FF (The sequence of the model RefSeq protein was modified relative to this genomic sequence to represent the inferred CDS: inserted 1 base in 1 codon), which produces MATTSSSPTAEASAETAAAPPRPWPEPEPPLPLVFAAKLRDHAYSRKHKSLGLLCSNFVAMYDRDGVECIGLDDAARRLGVERRRIYDIVNVLESVGILARKAKNRYCWIGFGGVPMALRELKERAIRERSGLAPLPVEEPSAANMSDDEDDDKLGNPEGDTENERPSQTLDNLSDKPCAPICRLRSDHRKEKSLGLLTQNFVKLFLTMEVDTITLDEASKLLLGEGHEESNMKAKVRRLYDIANVLSSLNFIEKTQADTRKPAFRWLGTAGKAKPENGVTVAVDPQRKTMSNKRAFGTELTNIGINRSKVDSTVQKKAKLAQSGGDILKNDKIDVQSQVGPVKTSDFAYGPFHPTSARKQEPNGWHGAGQRESTQDWESLADSFRPQYQNQALGDLFSHYVEAWKSWHSEFAXGSRIMQQQLGKSVIT; this is translated from the exons ATGGCTACCACGTCCTCCTCTCCCACGGCCGAAGCGTCCgccgagacggcggcggctcccccgcggccatggccggaaccggagccgccgctgccgctggtgTTCGCCGCCAAGCTGCGCGACCACGCCTACAGCCGCAAGCACAAGTCCCTCGGCCTCCTCTGCTCCAA CTTTGTGGCCATGTACGACCGGGACGGCGTGGAGTGCATCGGGCTGGACGACGCGGCCAGGCGCCTCGGAGTGGAGAGGCGCCGGATCTACGACATCGTCAACGTGCTGGAGAGCGTCGGG ATCCTTGCAAGGAAGGCCAAGAACCGCTACTGCTGGATAGGCTTCGGCGGGGTCCCAATGGCGCTGCGAGAACTCAAG GAGCGGGCAATAAGAGAGAGGTCCGGATTGGCTCCTCTGCCGGTGGAGGAGCCATCTGCTGCTAAT ATGTCTGATGACGAGGACGACGATAAGTTGGGTAATCCTGAGGGTGATACCGAGAATGAGAGGCCGAGCCAGACCCTTGACAATCTTTCTGACAAGCCTTGTGCACCTATCTGCCGGCTTAGATCTG ATCACAGGAAGGAAAAATCCCTTGGGTTGCTCACGCAAAATTTTGTGAAGCTGTTCCTCACCATGGAG GTTGATACAATCACCCTTGATGAAGCTTCAAAGTTGCTTCTTggagaaggccacgaggagtCCAATATGAAAG CTAAAGTCCGGAGACTGTACGACATTGCCAATGTGTTGTCTTCACTGAATTTTATCGAGAAG ACACAAGCAGACACGAGGAAGCCTGCATTCCGGTGGTTGGGCACGGCGGGGAAAGCAAAACCAGAAAATGGTGTCACAGTTGCTGTAGACCCACAGAGGAAGACTATGTCGAACAAGAGAGCCTTTGGGACTGAACTTACTAACATTGGGATAAATAGAAGCAAAGTTGACTCAACAGTCCAGAAGAAAGCAAAGCTGGCACAGAGTGGTGGTGATATCTTGAAGAACGACAAAATTGACGTGCAGAGTCAAGTTGGACCGGTTAAAACGAGTGATTTTGCTTATGGGCCTTTCCACCCCACTAGTGCAAGAAAACAGGAACCAAATGGTTGGCACGGTGCTGGACAAAGGGAGAGTACCCAGGATTGGGAGAGCCTTGCTGATTCATTCCGTCCGCAGTACCAGAATCAAG CACTCGGTGACCTATTTTCTCATTATGTGGAAGCATGGAAGTCGTGGCACTCTGAATTTG CAGGCAGCAGGATCATGCAGCAACAGTTAGGAAAGTCTGTTATTACCTAG